Within Candidatus Poribacteria bacterium, the genomic segment GAAAATGAGCCGTTCCATGAAGTAGGCGAACGGCATCAGCAGGGCAAGATAGAACATCACACCGTTGACGACATCGTTACCCGTCTGTTTGACATCTGGGTATGCGCGTGATTCATAACCCCACGCCGCACGAGCGAGTTTGAGTGCCTGTTGATAGTCGCTTTGGAGCAATTCGGTCTCCGCGCGGGCAAGATAATCGTTCGCAAATTGGTGGAGTTTGTCAAGACGGTCGCTGGAGATACCAAACCGTTTGTAAAGTCGTGAGCGGTTCTCGTCGAGCCACCACATATCTCGGACAACGACGTAAGGTGTGAGGCGAATTTGCCCATTTTCGCGGACGACAAAACCCTCACCGGTATAGAGCGTCGGGTTCTTCATACCGCTTTTTGTTGCTTTGATGAGAAGGAGACGTTTACCAATCTGTCCGTATGCCATGCCAACTTTGATACGCGTGTTAGGTTCACTATACACGAGGGCAATGGGTTCGGCTGCGGACACACCTTCCTGCTGCCACGGTTTGGACATCCCGAACTTCTCCGGTGCACTATCCGTGAGGGCATCGTAGACTTCGAGTTCCCGAAGGGTTCGCAGATACCGCTGATCTACCAAGTCGTAGATAGTTGTAGATACACACGGAAATGTAACAACACGACAACCACGCCTACGGGTGTTGATCGGAATTTTATTGGGAAGTAGTTTCGCACCATAATTCCCCAGATCGGGGGCATACACAATGTCTCCTGAATCTTTGTCCAGAATGTATGCTTCAACTTCTTGAACACCACTGAGACGCCGTGTAGCTCTGCCTTCCATCGCTAATCCAGCCACCTCAAAATTGCCCTTGTTATCGCCCATCACAAACAGGTCGCCGCGGACACCCATCATGGTTTTGTGTTTCCTGCGGAGCGTCAAAATCGGGTAAGGCACCGGTTTATTCGGTAGTGCGGACTCCCGTGCGTCAAATTCAACGACATCACCGAAGAGGTTACAGTAGAAATTCCCGACACGTGCGGCGGTGGGCATTTCTTCGTCCCGAAGTGCTTGGATGAGTAAGGATGCCAATGTCTGTGCTTGTTGATGGAGATTACCGCCTTCTCGTAAATCAACGCGTTCAATCGTATCGAGGGGAGTGTCCGTTAAGACGCGGGCATCTTCAATAGTTGCAAAAGCGATTCCAGTCTTTCCGACAAGCGTGGCGACCTCGCTGTCAAAAGCAATTTTACCCGGAATATAGGTCTTCCACGTCTTTCCGCCGCTTGCGGAGATGGCGTTAACAAAGTTTGACTCACCGCCGAGACCCGCAATCGAAATAAGAGTTTTAATATCCTCTATTTCTTCATCGGAGAAGGTGTCCGGATCTTCGTGTCGAAGTCGGAGCATTGCGTCCAACTGCTCACGTGTCCGGATGTTATTCTTTCGATTTTTCTTTGCGGTGCGGACATCATTTCGGATGAAACGCTCAACCTCTTTGCGGATGTAATCCATATCTTTGAGCATATCCTCAGAGGGTTCACCTTGATTGCGCCACTGTTCAAACTGCATCTTCATCAGTCGGCTCACACCGCTGAGATCGGTGAGTTTGTTGAAGTGCGAACTCAATAACGTTTCAAGCGTCTTGCCTTCGAGGGCGGCTTTGTCAGAGATCCCGTTTGCGACCGTCCATTGGCGTGCCATAACGGCTTGGCGAATTTGATCGTCTGTCCACTGCCAGAGTTTCCGGACACGGACACCGAAATCAGCATCTTCAGCGTAGGAGGCAAGTTTATTGCCGATGCTTGCAAACTCGCGACGCAATACAAATTCGGGTTGCTGATCGTAGAACCATCCCTTGTTGAATACCCCGAACTGATTCGACTGTGAGGAGAGGTCAACGCTAATATAGAGAGAGGTATAATACCGGTTGAACAGGTCTTGTAGCGCGATTGCCGCCTCGATCTGTCCAAGCTTTCGGTTGTATTCATCGGTATCAATGCGCAACATCTTTTCAATACGACTCTGGATGTTACGGAAACGCGCGTTACGGAGGGTCAACATGTTATCGCGTAGCAGTACTTTCGTCTCTTCATCTAAATCGGTATCTAATGTGGGTAACCGTTCAATAAGGTTTTCGAGTGCTACGATATCCGTGTCCGCACGTTTTTTGACGATCGCTAACAATTCTTTTTCGATAATCTGTGATGCGATGCGAGAGCGCAAAGAAAGTGCCTGTTCAATTTCATCATCTGATAGATAGTTTTCCAAAATGAGACGTTCTTCATCCAAGTATTCCCGCCCCAAAGTCTCAGCTGTTGTGATCAAATTCTGGATACGTGTTCGTTCCAATCGAGCGTTCCGGAGTGCAATTTCAAAGATACCTTGTTTATCTTTGAGAAGATCTGCTATCAATACAGCGATATCAGCAGTGTCTCCAGATTCAGATAATCGCTGTCGAAGCTGCGTATCAATAGTGTTGAGACGTTCTATCCCGGCTTTAGACAAAAACTGTCCGCCATAAATCAAAGAATCGCCACTCGGTTTTCCCATCGGCGTTTCTTTGAGCCGCCGGATGCTCGCTTTAATCTCATTTTCAACCGGTTGGCTATCGGGTATTTGTGCCAGAACCTTTTCAAGTAGCTGCGTTTCCCGTTGAATTGCTACTGCTTGGGTGTCATTGGCATCGCGCAGAACACTGCGTGCATCTTTTGCTGTATTGAGTGAGTGTAGATCGAGATGCCGGTCAACTATCTTCTCGGGTGTCCACATCAGCGCAAATTTGCGTTTGTCGCTCATCTCCCAGTTTGCGAGGGTTTTGTTGAGCATCTCGATATCAGGGATGAGTTCTTGTGGGAGGTCGTCCGGTATTGGAACTTGCCAATCTGAACCCTGTTGTACTGGAATAAGATAGGCATTATTAGGATGCGTACTGTATTCGTCGGTACTACCGGTCTCTATCGCGTGAATGAGTTTCTCTACCGCCCATATATCGAGACGCGCAATCGGTAGTCCAAGTGATTCAATCAATTCGCGCTGTGCGGATCGACTCGTGTTGAGTGCAACGCCGCGAACCGCAGCTAATCTACCGACAATATCTCGGAGGAAATGGGTCGTTTGCAAAGCTTCTTTCTTCGAGCGGGCAAGATTTGCTAACAGACGACTCTTCTCTTCACCTGTGAAGCCTTGCTTTTCGCGTTTTCGATTCCTATCCGCCTGTTTCTTCTGTCGTTCTGAAAAGTCCCGCTGCTGCTCCGTAAGGGATTCAATCTCAGACCGTGTTTCTGCCAAGCCATTCAGTGTAGTTGTGAGGGAGTCCAAGTCAGACTTTACGTTGTGGATACCGTGGAAAAAGTCGGCAGGGAGATCGACAAGGACGCTCCGGTCAATGGAGAGTACAAGCCTTCTGCCTAACTCTTCAAATTCAAGGACATCTGTAGAAAGTCCACGGCGAAGTCCGTGCATTGTTGGGGTGCCGGGTGAATCGGTGTCGGAACCGACGATATCTTGTCCAATACCTTCCATAAAAGCACGCATACCGGCAAGCCCTTGGAAGTGTCCATCGACTGCAACAAAGAGGACAGAATAGCCGGGTCGATATTGGGGTTGACTGAAGAGACGCGCAAGTTCCATGAGGGTCGCGATACCGCAAGTTGGATCGGCACCGGGTGCCATTGCCGGAACAACCGACATGGAGTCGTAATAAGCCGTGAGAACGATGAGTTCATCGCGTAAAGTTGGGTCTCCGCCTTCCAAAAATCCGCGTATATTTTGCCCGACGCGGCGTTCCCACGTCATCTTCCCTCTCACACGAACATTGACTTGATCGCCCTGAGTGTGTTGTTCCTCCATCAAATTGGAGAGGGCAGCAGCATCTTCTTGGGATATCCAAAATCGTGGTATGTTTGCAGGAACGGTCCCGAACTTATTTTCTGCTTCTCCTCGAATGGTTGTGTCGGGTTCGATGAAAATCACAGCAGTGCCACCGAGCATTGCTGCATTGATATAACGAGTACTGGAGTTAAAATCGAGAAGGACTATTGCCCCTTTCGGAATAAAGATGTGAGATTCACTCGCAGCGACAAACTCACCGGATTCATCGATTTCTCCATTGTTGTTATTATCTATTCCATCAGTGTCATTCCCCGGAGTTTCATCTGTCCAACCATCGGCATCGTTATCAATGCCATCTGTTGCCCATCCTAAAATTTCAGAGAGCAACGGGATTTCACCGTATTCATCAGTAGTGCCATCCTCGTCATTGTCAATGCCATCGGATGCTTTTTGCAGATGTTCATTAAGTATATCATCGGTAATGCTGGCTTCGGTGATGCGATACCGTCGGGCGAGCGTTGTGAGTGTATCCCCGTCTTGGAGTTTGTACCAAAATCCACCAATGTTAGTGCCATTGAAATCAGCGAGTTCAGCATCATCGCCATCAAGGAGGGGACCAGATAAACCTCCTGTTGGAATAAATACTGTGCTTCCTTCGACAACCGGAGTCGCCAGAAATTTGTTCCGATCGTCTGCAAGGATAACCGTCTCGTCAATTTGGTAACTTTCTGCGATGTCTTTAAGCGTTTCGCCTGCTAATACAGTGTGTTTAATGCCGTCTGCTAATAGCGAGGTCCGCACAAGGTTGGGCCAGAGGGGTGTGAGTTTAAAGGCGTGTAACACATCGCCTTCCGGTGAGAGGACTTCAATGATGCTATCACCTTGGTCAATCGGCACAGTGACGGAAAATTCGCGACTTTCTACGTTCTGCAAACCGGTTTCGACGAAACGATCAAAAATGTATTTACTCCCACTCGCAGCTTGAGGATAACCCGTTACGCGACTGTCGAGACTTGAGAGGCGTGCGATATCCTTTCGAAGGTTGCCTATAGAGAGGTCATCCCGAATCTGAATGGCTGCAGATTGCATGCCGGTACTGGAAACCGCTTGTGCGTATACAGTATCCGAGAGTTGCCCAGCGACAAGCAAAACCGAAAGAAAAAACATTAATACATTTGTTAGTGCACTGAAGTGCCGCTCTCGGTACTCGTGTCTACTATGAATTTTCATCTTGTGAAGTCTCCCGCCTTTTTCTAGTTTTTCAGATTTTCTCCTCAGCGGGCATTTGGGTATTCCTCTGAGAATACGCGAGAAAACAGCGCGCGAAGAGAATGCATCCCGAATTTTAGGAGGCAGTATTTATATTGTATATTATTATTGCAATTTTTGTCAAATTAAAAAAATTTGCATTTAAGGCTTTTTTAGGTTAAAATATATTTCACGCTTTTGCTTCTCATCGAAGTAGAACTCTCTTCAAACTACATTTCACTGCGATACTGCAGCAATACTAAAAAATGTAAAAAAAATCAGCAGCAGTCCAACTGTAATTTTGCTGCCTGATAAGGAGCCAAACGTGGGCAAAGAACCAAGAGACTCGAATATAGACAAAGTCGTCTCACGTATAAAACTACGTCGTCATGAACTGAAGTTGACACAAACAGAACTTGCAAAGGTGGCAAATCTCACACCTGCTGCGATCTCTCAATTTGAATCAGGAGCCCGAAAACCGTCGTTTAAAACACTTTCAAGTCTTTCCGATGCTTTAAAAGTCACTACCGATTACCTACTTGGAAAAGCCAACAAAAGTTACGATGACCTCTTAGCCGACCCAAAGATTAGTGCTATGTTCAAGGGGATGATGGAATTTACGGAAAAAGATAAAGAGACGCTCTACGAGTTCTATGAATTTCTTAAAATGAAAGCGAAACAGTGATTATTGTAATTCGCTATGATGAGACCTCCGATCATTGAGGTAGTCCTTCAACCCGTTAAATCATAGTTCAGACTTTAACGCTCAGTTCCTCTTGGACAGAGGCAAATTTTCCCGAAATTTTGGCGGTTCTCTAAGAGTAAATGTGCCTCACCGGCACGATGAAGTGGTAAAATCCTGTCAATAATAGGTTTCAGTTTTCCTTGGCCAGCGAGATGGACAAGCGTTCGCAGCTCAGCGACTGTGCCGAGGGCAGAGCCCATCAGTGTTAGCTGCTTTTGGTACATCTTTCGGATGTTAATCGTGCCAATGTTCCCTGTTGTCACACCACACGAAACAAGCCTCCCATTTTTAGCAAGACTCGCGATGCTCTGATCCCATGTTGCAGCACCAACATGCTCAAGGACAACATCGACACCGCGTCCATTGGTTACCTCAAGCACAATCTTTGAAAAATCTGTGTCTTTGTAGTTAATCGTAACATCAGCCCCCATCTGTCGTGCGCGTTCCAGTTTCTCATTGCTGCTCGCTGTCGCAAAGACGCTGGCACCCGTTAATTTTGCGATTTGGAGTCCCGCACTTCCGACCCCACCCCCTACACCGAGAATTAAGACATCGTCCTCTGGACGAAGTTGGGCACGCGTCATGAGCATATGCCATGCCGTGAGATACGCTATCGGTATCGCAGCGGCGTTAACAAATGACAGGGTTTCCGCTGGCATCTGAATAGCGTTTTGGGCAGGAGCTTTTACGTATTCCGCGTATCCGCCATTTGTTTGGAAACCGATGAGTTCTTGTGTGTCACACAAGTTTTCGGCACCGCGATGGCAGTCGCTACAGATACCACACGGAATGCAGGGTGCGAGAACAACGCGATCCCCAACTGCAACACCGCGGACTGCGTCACCAATTTCGGCGATTGTTCCAGCGATGTCGGAACCGAGTATGTGTGGCGTCCCCTCCCGACGGAGTTTCTCTTCTATCTCCGGTCGGTTCCGCCGGGCGTGAATATCCAGATAGTTCACCGCACAGGCTTCGACTTTAACGAGAACTTCATCGGTATCAAGCGTCGGTTTAGGTGCGTCTGTGTACTGAAGTACCTCTGCACTGCCTTGTTCTGAGAAAACAATTGCTTTCATATTTTTTCGTTGGGTGGTGGACAGGAAAACAGGCAATAGATAGAGCAAACTTCCTGATTCATGATATGGTTAGGGGTTTAAAGCCTATGTAATACATCTAAGCAATCCGAAAGCCCTAATATCTGTAATTCTCTCTTCGGCAGCAGACAGGAGATGAACTTTAACGCGTTCAAGGGTGATTGTAGTTCCTATGTGTAACCAGACATCAACTCGCAAGCCTGCTGTTGTGATGCAGGTCATCATCTGTCCAGGAAAAGTGTCTTTGAAGAGCACCAACGACTGAATATCGGATAGCCAAGATTCTAATCCCTGTTGGAAAGTTTCTTTATTCTCTTCGGCGACCAGTAGATGAATGTCAATATCTGAATATCTGTCGGCAGTGCCTGTTGCAAAACTCCCTTCAAGCCACGTTCCTAATACGCGCACGTCCGATGCTGCTTTATCTGCAAATGCCTTCAGATATTCTTGATGCATTTCCAATCCTTTACAACAAATTGCTCAGGCATTTTGTGTTTGTTAGTGTGGCGCGAAAAATTACCCATAAGCACCGTGGTTAAGGAAGCCGAGAAGTCTGCGTAAACGAGGACTTGCCTCTTTGTAAACAGACTCAGGCATACTATAGTTCATAAACGGGTAGTATTTATGCCCAACAAGGCGGCGACCGTAGGTCACCTGTGTGATATATCGGGTGCGCTGGCTCTGATTCGGACCCCCGCGATGCCAGACCTGATTGTTGAACATGATAACGCTGCCCGCTTTTCCAAGGTTGTACTGAACTTTGTCCTCCCACTCCGTTCCTTCTATCGGATTCGGAGGCGACGCGCCGAAAAGATGTGAGCCTGGAACAACTTCTGTGCCGCCGTGTTCAATTTCAGTGACATCAGTGAGGTAGTAATTTGCCGTGAAGAGCAGGACTGGCAACCGGACGTTCTTTGGCGGTTCACCGTCCGTTACAATGTAGTGTGGTGCATCGTCTTGATGCCACGACGTAATTCCACCACCGGGGAACGTCTGGAACGAATTGTTGTGAATGACGTGACAATTTTCAGCGACGAGTGCCTCGGCAAAGGAGACAATCGGTTCGAGGTCGAACAATTGCCGGTTGGCTTCACTGTGTTCAAACATTCGATGGCTTAAGTGCATACGACCTGCGGGGCTTCCACCATTTAAGTCATTCGGATCGTTTTCGAGTGCCCACTCTAAATCTTGTCGAAGTTGCGCACATAAATCAGGAGGCAAGACGTTTTGCAAAAATAGACAACCTCGCTCGTGGAACGTCTCTACCCATTCCTGGATTTGTGCTTCGCTGACGATCTGATCTGCCAAGTAGGTTGTTTGTGCCATTTCTCCTACCCTTTTTCGAGTTGTTAAGTTTTCGCTCTGCCTTCCTTGCGCAAGTTTCCTGTAGAGGCTTGCTGGATAATGTTTCGGGCAGGTGTTCGCGAAAGTAGCGAGTGGATCGGGAACTTGCTTACGGAAAAGAAGCGATCAGCAAAGAGGGCAGGTGCGGTTACAAACCGCACCTACCGACCTGTTACTAATGAATTCCTACGGAAACCGACAGCGCAGCGATTTTTACTGATGACTGATAATTCTTGCTAACCCATCGCTGCAGCGACGATAATGCCGAGTGAGATGAGGACACCCGCAACTGCAATACCCGCCGCGGTGTTGTTCTCTTCGGCGATCTGACGGTTTAAGTCGTAGGGGGTCGCCATATCGAAGACTTTGTAGCCTACCATCAAAATGATTAAACCGACGATACTGAAGACAATGCCTTCAATGATAAAACCACCCAAGACTTTAAAGTCTATCATCGGGACATCTCCAGACGCAGCCGCATCGGATTGGGCAACGGCGTTATGTGAGAATAGGACAAAGGCAGTAATTGCGACAGTAACCAGGATAAGCGTAGTGAATACAATCTTCTTAGCCATTTTAATAGTCTCCTTATTTAGTAGGTATCGGTGTAAGACAGCCGTCATTCCCACAACTACTGTCTAATGCTATGCCTCGCAAAGAAGACACTTGTACTCCCTTGCAGAAATTGTAGACTTAATCAGAAAACATCGGTCTTGGTAATAGCAAAACCAGAACAGAGATCTATACTTAAGAGATTTCAAACTTAACGTCCGTGGTAGTGTGCAGATATTTTACCAATATAGCGTCCTTATCTTCGATATAAAGCCATCCGGATTCAACGTCTTCGAGTGTTTGCACATTTGCAATCTCGATATCTGCATATTTGTCCGGTATGTTGACGGGTTCAGAAGCGTCAGCGGGTGTATCTTCATCAGCAATGGGAGGTTCGTCCACTGGTGATAAAAACTGATAGCGTGCTCGAAGGGCTTGTGGCACACGTCCATAACCAACAATAAGGGTGTAGCTCGTTTCGTCCTCGGCATAGCTGAGTTGCCAGTTCAGTTGACCCTTATCGGTTAAGGTAGGTTCATCTACTATTGCACCCGCACTGAGGTGTATCTCCCCGACGATAGCGGTTTTAATTCCCGGATCGACCCCTCGAAGCGTATAAACATTCACCATAATGTCTTCGGGATTCAAGTGGGGTCCCTTGCCTTCAGTGCAGAACCCATAAAATCCATCCGGATAGGTGCCTTTGAGCGCACCGTCTTCCCACTGTTGATACATCGCACTTACCGTGATACCCTCAGCGATTTGAAGCCATCTGTCATTTGGAGTGTGTCGGTTCAAGCGTTGTAAGTAATAAGCGAGAACTAACCCGTTCCATTGAACAGGGACACCGAACCATGGATGCGTGTAAAAAGAGGTCCCGAAGACGGGGATGGAGGCGAACTGCATACCGGGTCGGTCTGGGAGATGCCAATGGTAGAGGAAGGGTAGGGCGGTTGTCGCCCAATGCGTTGCGTGTTTGAGATGTTCTTTTTCTGCTGTCAACTCGTAAGCCTCAACATAAGCACCGATGGCATACGCAGCCGCAAGGACATCTGGTTGATACATCGGGCATTCCCACATTTGTGCCCCGCGTGGCACGGAAAATTGCTGAATGAATCCGAGTGCTTTCAAACCTGCTTCACGCGAGGTTTTATTCCCGGTAATTCGAGCATGTTTCAACAGTAAAAGTGCTGATTCAGCACAGGTGCCAAGTGCTGCTTCACCTGCAGTTCCGAGGGAAGTGGTTTTCGCGTCTGTTGGGTGCCACCGCCAACTTCCATCCGGTTCTTGTGTAGCAATCCGTTGCTGTATTTCTTCCGCCATGTGAGATAATCCGGCACCGATATTGCCGATGTAAAACGGGAATTCCCATCTTAAAATGTGACACGAACCGCGTGCCGCCAATCCTTCTACTCCGGATTCTGCTATGGTGTTTTTGGCAATTTCTAACACCCGTTCTTTCACGTGTTCATCTTTCGTAGCAAGATAGTCGTACCAAAGTAGAGTGCCGAAACCGGGTTCATTCTGCGGTGCCCAGTCTACGCAGTGCCGGGATTTTCGAGTCGCTTCATCCCATGTTGTCTGCATCAACCCGTGCCGTGAGAGTAAAACCTCATCTGCATCACTACGGGGGGGAGGTAACGGTTCAGGGGCACCGTAAGCGTTATTCCAATGCGCTATGGCATCTAAGATAGAAGCATTTCCATCCACGATGATTTCGGTTTTGATGGACACTGGACGCGCCGGTGTGAGTGGATACGGGATAGAAGCCTCTGTCTGGTTCTCTCTGACCCATGCTGGCACAGTCGGGACGAATACGCCGAGGGCGTGATTTTTCTGATACTCATGCCAATTGGGCGAAGCGAATACCGCAGAGAGCATCTGATTCTCACCGTCCCAGGTGTCCAGAGGATTCCAGATGATGCCGACTATGGATTTCTGCATCTCTACTGCCATGACTGGCACTGTGATTTTATAGGGATGCGGGACAAGTCGGTTGTCGAACGGTGGAGCTGCGTCGCGTGTGCTTGAGGAACGTTCATCGTTTTCCAAGAACTCGAGTCCAGGGAAAAGTGCTGCCGTTTTCTTCTCACGATGTCGTCCTTGCCCTGCATAAAGCATCGGACCGCGAAACGCAAGAAGTTCTCTGTTGCCATCCGTTTGCAACTGATATTCCGTTTTCACCCGCGTCGCACTTTCGCTAAGCGTCCACTGCATCTCATAAGTCCACTTAACACCATCTACATCTGTATCCGAACCGCTGAGGCGGACAATTGACTCTCCTTGATTGTTCCCAGCAAGTTGATAGTCTGTAGGTGTAAGTTGCGACGTTTGGCGATTTTGTGATGCATCTAAATAGACAACCTCAGAGAGTGCCGGACAAGTTGCTACCTGCTGGTAGTTACCACCTTTCGCGACAAAGATTATGCAATACGCAAATCCTCCCTCAATCCCCTTTTTGTCAGAAGCGATGGTCTCTTTCTTGTTTTCATTCTTAATTGCTGGTGTTGCTTCGAGCCCACGGACGAAAACGATACGAAGGTGTCTGTTCCCCAACACGACACTACCATTTTCCGTATAGGTATGTAGTTCTTTCACCACCTTGGCGGCAAGTTTAGGGGGCTCAGGGCGGACTACAACGCTTTCTTGGGCTGTTTGGCGTCCCTCGCCTGCTGAGGTTTGGCATTTGAGCGATACGGAAATGGAGACTACAGTCGGATTTGGGAAACGGCGTGCTATCCAAAAAACAGAGACTTCTTCACCCGGTTCAATTTCTTTAATGGTTTGTCTGGGGCGTCCACGCCGTAGTTTCACACCATTGATAGAGATTCGCGCCGTATCCGCTTTACCGAGTGGCGCGGTGCCGGTATTCCGAAGTGTACATTGCACTTCAAAATCTTCGCCCGCGGGGACAACTGCAGCCGTCGCTCCTACGTTTACGATTTCTAATTTCGGCTGTGCCGCGTAAAGCGATATTTGGGCAGGAGGCTTTTCGGATTCGTGCAATTCAAGGCATAAATTTACCACATCGGAAGCCTTCGTTGATGTGGATTGACTGAACTCCCGCAACTGCATCGTGTCATCTTTAAAGTGTAGAATAGCGATTCCACATCGTAGTTCCGGTTCGCTATCTCTTTTCCCTTTTCGGAGGGACATCTCTTTAAATTTCCGTAACTGTGGTTTACCCCATAAAGCCCACGCGTAGTTACTATTGCCTTCTATATTGCATTCCGTCAGAAATGAGATGACGACCTCTTTACCAGCATAGGACGTGAGTTCAATGCTTTCTTCTATCCACTGACATTCGGTTGATATGGATTCAAAACATCTTTCCGGTGCGGCTTCTAAACCTGTATTAAGAAGATCGAAAATTTCGATAGCGAACTTCACACCTCCAGGCTGCCGTTCCACATCGTTAAAAACAACGCCATCCCGTAATCCGATGGAAAAATGTAGGAAGAGCTT encodes:
- a CDS encoding DUF350 domain-containing protein, with protein sequence MTAVLHRYLLNKETIKMAKKIVFTTLILVTVAITAFVLFSHNAVAQSDAAASGDVPMIDFKVLGGFIIEGIVFSIVGLIILMVGYKVFDMATPYDLNRQIAEENNTAAGIAVAGVLISLGIIVAAAMG